The DNA segment GATCCACATGCCAATTCAGAAACGACAACCTTTCGCCGTAACCTGAAAACAGATTTTGAGTTGCCGTTTAACGATGCCTATGGAGATTTTGTTCGAGCATTTATTGAAGTCCAGTTGGCATGAACGGCAATGCATGTTACTGAAACTGATTATTAAATTTAATGGAAGTCCAGAGGTAATGGTCTGATTACCAAACTTCGTAATGAGGTTTATTAGGAATAAATATGCCAATAAAGAAAGTAATGACAGAAAATCACGTGCCAGTCAAAATTTGGACTGATGATGTGGATGATCGCTCAATGGAACAATTGGGCAACATCGCAAAGTTGCCATTTATTCACCACCATATAGCAGCCATGCCGGATGTCCATTTGGGGCTTGGTGCAACAATCGGATCAGTCATCGCTACCCATAAAGCCATTATCCCGGCCGCAGTAGGCGTCGATATTGGTTGCGGCATGGTTGCCGCCAGGCTGTCGATTACCGCGAACGACCTGGATGAAAAATCACTGAAAAAAGTTTTCGATCAGATTACCCGCGATGTGCCAGTGGGTCGTGCACAACATGCGGACAATCGTGTGCTGGTCGATGCCGTACAACCCTTTGAACCTGGTTTAAATCGTCTTACCGACCGTCACCCGGAGCTTCTAAAATCATTTGGCAAGTTTTCCAAATGGATGAACCAGATGGGATCACTCGGTGGTGGCAATCATTTCATCGAGGTCTGTCTCGACGAATTCGACCAAGTGTGGGTCATGCTGCACTCCGGCAGTCGGGGTATTGGTAATGCCATTGCCGATCACTTCATAAAACTGGCCCGCAAGGATATGGAACGCTGGATGATCAATTTGCCCGACCGGGATTTGGCCTATTTCCCGGAAGGTACCGAGCATTTTGACGATTACGTCGAGGCTGTGCATTGGGCGCAGGAATATGCGATGCAAAATCGGCAGTGTATGCTGGATTTGGTGCTGTCGGCGTTGGCGCGCCATTTACCGGCTTTCGAAGTGACCACTGAAGTGGTTAATTGCCACCATAACTATGTAGCCCATGAACATCATTATGGTGCCAATGTCTGGGTCACTCGAAAAGGTGCGATTCGAGCAAGAGAAGGAGATTTGGGCATTGTGCCTGGCAGCATGGGGGCTAAGTCCTATATTGTCCGTGGAAAAGGCAATCCAGAAAGCTTTAACTCCAGTGCACACGGTGCTGGCCGTAAAATGAGCCGGACGGCTGCCGAGAAAGCTTTCACTGAGACTGATCTGGTTAATCAAACGGTCGGCGTCATTTGTCGTAAAGACAAAGGCGTTATCGATGAAATCCCTGGCGCTTATAAAGACATCGACCAGGTCATGGCCAACCAAAACGATTTGACAGAGATCTTGCATACCCTAAAACAAGTTGTCTGCGTTAAGGGATAAACCGATAAAAGGCCGCAGTAAGATACAGCAGGCATAGCTAGCTAGAGTTGCAACCAAGGATCGTGCCCATATCGCCCCAGAAACCAGAGCAAGCTTAGCTCCTGATTCTGGGGCGATGTGGGTTTTATATCATTTTACCAAGTCGTATCGACGCAGCCTTCATGGTTACCAATGGCGAGTTCATTGTTCAACTTCCTTGATACATACGCTTGCCTTGGATACCGAGGAATAGTCTCGGCGCCAATAACTTTTCACAACAAGCCATGTTCAGCGAATGAATACACAGTTTCGCCGACGATGAAGTGATCAAGCACACGAACGTCAATCAAGGCCAAGGCCTCTTTAAGTTTTGCTGTAATTGCACGATCGGCCTGACTGGGCTCGCTAATGCCGGACGGGTGATTATGGGCCATGATCAGAGCCGATGAATTATAGTGCAACGAGGCTTTGACCACTTCGCGCGGATAAACGCTAGCGCCATCAATAGTGCCCCGGAATAATTCATCGCAAGCGATGACGCGATGTTGATTGTCCAAGAACAGACACAGAAATACTTCGTGCTCGTACGGCGCCAATTTCAATTTGATACAGTTCTTCGCCTTGTCCGGACTGGTCAAGGCTTCGCCTCGACTGAAGTTGCGGTTGTAGATCTGAATGGCCTCTAAGATGACATCTTGTTCATCGGCCATACGGTAACGATTATTGGTTCCTCGAATGTATAACATGGGCTTTCTCCCGAATCTTAAAAATTGGAGAAAGCCATCCCCTTCCGGGGTGGACTTTCTCCGGAAGGGTTGTCAAAAATGTGCAAAGAGTCATCAGCGACACCTGCAAACGTTGACCGTCGGCAGAGCAAACTTCGCTAAAAATGCTAAATCTGTCGCCATTAATGCGTCGAAAGCGTGCTTGTTAAGTTGTCGTTCGCCAGAAATCGACACCAAAATGCCATGCGCTTATACAGCGGCGGTCATTCATTGGTCTGAATGGGGTTCGACGACATTTCCGCAACGGTGACGACATCGCCACTATTGCCAAGCATGATTTGAAAGGTCCTGGAAAACAACGCCGGATAACTACCGAAAGTCGGCAACAACCGTTGCATTGCATCCGTAGGTTTATCAGCCGTGTTGACCACCACGAAGTTATGAAAATCACATTCATCAGCTTCCTTGGAGGACTCTATGAAGGTAAATTAAAAACTCGGCTTGGCCCGCGGTGATTCGGTAAACGGCGCGTCAGATCAACGCAAACCGCTTACCTTGAATGAAGTCCTGGTACTGCCGGGCTTCGGTTTTGACTTTGAACCGGGCATGCACGCTGCCGTCGATCCAGATTTCCCAGGGCAAGCGTTTACGCTCGCCTCTGACCAGTTCCACCTCGCCAACCCAAAACTCGGCATGTTGGTAAAGCACCTGGCGGGGACTGTCGATACGGACGATGCAATGATCCAGTAATGCTGGACCACCGATATCGCCGGGTTCGATCAACAGCGGCACTTTAATTGTGCCGGTCGAGCGACCAATCCAGCCTATGACATCATGCTCATCGAACCAGGATTGACCGGTTTGGGTATCGCCGTAATACAGTCGAATTTTGCGTCGGCTTTGGCGAAGCTGTTCCAACAACTCAACCACCGGTTCCGGTGTATCGGCGTGGTAACAGGTACCGGATGGCAAGCGCTGATACTGGATGCAATGACCCGTGCCGAAGGTGTGTTCAAAGATGTGTTTCATGATGTTGTCCTCAATGAAAAAACGGAAACATCACGATTCCCCAGCGGGAATAGGACATTCCCGTGTGGGTGGATAAAAATGAGCGCCGAATCGAGTGACTGGGCTAACTCAGGCTTGTACAAATTGTGCGCATAAAAATTTTAGCGCGCAGTTTTTAGGATTGGATGCCCAGTGCAGGTTTTCCCAAGGCTTGTAATGCCAGAGGGATTAACTGATCCAAATCCTCCCAATCGATACTGCCTCCGTTGGTTTCACCTTGTTGATAGGCTTCAATCAAACCCTGGCAAACCCGCATGGCCGATTGTTCCTTCTTCAATTGCCGTACCGAATGATCCGGTTCCGGCAACCGGGCGACGGCTACGCATTCCCAGACCAGGCTTTCATCGCCCGACTCAAGGTACTCATCGGACAATAACGGCATGGCGGCGGTGTCATCCCAAATCGTGGCGTCATTGAATGCCTGCTCGGCAAGCTGTTGTGCCGCTTCGGGACTATCCGCGGTGATACCCACCGACACCCGGTGCACATAGTCGATTTCGTAGGAGACTACGAAGAGCCGATTCATTCCCACCGCCGTGACATTGGCTGAGGCGGAGTTTTCGGCTGGTGATCCGGTTTCCGCCGCTTCACTCTCGATCAATGCGCTTTCATATGGCTCGATCTCTTTGTTGCAGTCCGGGCAGCGATCGTTACAGGCGCAATCCCACACATCCTCCCATTCGGTCTGGCAGTAAGGGCAGCGGTACTGGTTCAGATAGCAAACCGCGCTGTTTCCGGTAGGGGTTGCGCCAACGCTGGGTTGGTTGATTGTTTTCATGGTCGTGTCCTCCAAAAAACGCAGGAACGACCACCCGGCAGGATGGTGTTCCTGCAGGTAAAGAATGCTGATTAAGGCCGAAAATAGGCTCGCACAGCGGGGTTGAATTTGCGCAAAAATCGGTATATGGTGGCCAAAACTCATTAAAAAGCCGAGAAATAGCCATGTTTGACGATATTTTGCGCATTTTTTATTTCCTCAGTCCTAAGCGGACGGAGAGCACGCAACCAGTACGAAAATCGATGGCGATACCACTCGATCCCAGACTGAATGCGTTAAATCTTTGCAAAACCATTTTGACCAAGTTGGATGCCGCGGAAGCCGATGTTTTGCAAAACATCGACGATCCGAAGCGAGCTTGGACGTTGTTGAGCAATATCCGACAATTGCGACGGGAAACCTTTGAGGATCTCCAAGCGCTATTACCGGAGGGCTTTCGCTTCAACGAACCCAAAATTGATTTGGCCAGGCCGGTACGCACCGTAATGACACAAACCGGTGCGACGCTTGCGGTTTTCAATGGCGGACAGACTCACTGACCGGCACGGATAAACCGTTGCCTTTCAGTGCTGCCCGTAATTGGGAGACCTGATGCGAAACTTTCTGAGTTTCTACACCAGCTACCGCAACCGATTGCTTTTTCGAGCGCCGAGGTTTTTTGACCTCAGGCTCGGGACTTTCGATCACTGGTTTGATCTTCAATAATTCTCGTTCGAGCTTGGCGATTTGAATATCCGCCTCATAGATCTCGATGGTTTTTAACTTGGCCTGTAATTGTGCTTCCAGTCGGACAGCCTCACGATTGACAGCGTGATTGCGTGTCTGAATTTCCTGACGCACCGATTCGGACATGGCCAACCAATCCACCTCATGACGAATTTGGGGCCTGATCACCGGTAGCCGGTGTCGCACCAAACGCTGCGCACGATAGCGGTGCAACACTTGAGCCGTTTGTTTCAATGCGCTCAGCAGTTGCAATGCCGTTGCCCAGATTACCCGCAAGGCGAGGATAAACATCGCCAAAATAATGACGCCGAAAATAAAGTTCATTGAAGTTCTCCTAGCAAAAATTAACGAAAACACTTCGAATGAACAGCACCCGGCCGGGCGATGGTCGCCCGAAGCGGGTTTTGATTTGCAGCAGTTAATACCCCTGCGCTTTACATCGGGCTTAACGCACCCGACACGATCACGGTTTAACGTGCTCGCCGCCTAAGGCGGAACGCCGACCGAAGTCGGATTCAGCATTCTTCGAAAAGAACGCATGAAATGTCTGCTTGTCGAATGGACTCCAGGAATTGAGTGCATTCGACAAACTGCGGTTGCAATCAGCTACCCGTAGCCATAATCCAAGGCATTAAGCCAAGGATTGGGCTACGGATAACGGACTGAGGATTACGCCGCTAACAACACCGCTTTCGAGAGCTCGAACAATTGCGCTCTCAGCTCTGATAGATCGTTGATGGCGATGGCAATCGGAAACAAATGACTGACATCCAAGCCCAATCCTACGCCAATCGTTTCAATGCCACTATCGCGGCAGCGCTGCAACAGTTCCAGCGTGCTCAGTGACTCGTTGGGTTGACCATCGGTTATTACCATCAGCACTTTGCGCGGTTCTCGGCAACGCAGCAGTGACGCCGCACCAAACCAAATTGCTTCGGTCATCGGCGTACTGCCGGTAGCCGTCAGCGAAAAGGCACCGGTTCGAGCGTTCACACGTTGGCCATGTTCCAGCAATCGATATACCGAATCATCCTGGCGCCCTGGAAAAGCGGTGACGCCGGGATTAACCCCCGGAATGCCTTCGAATGCCAAGGCCAAGGCCAAAGTGGCTTCCAATGCAATCGGCATTCGCGATTCCACCGGTTGGCCTTGGCTATCGGTGACTGGATAACCCATGCTTTCGGATTTATCGAGTAACAAATGAATCGCCGTATTCGGTGACGCTTTGGTATCTTTGCGCTGAAACAGCTTGGTTTCACCGAGCGGCAACCGATGCAAACGCTTGCCATCCAGTCGCCGGCCACGACAGGCGTGTTGCGTGCGGCTCAGGGTTTGCGATTGCACGATGCCTTGCAGCGCGGCACGGATTTTTCCCGATTCGCCTTGCACTTTGCGCAGTAAAAACGCACCGGCCAGCTCATCCATGGGCGGTTCGAGGCCACTGGGCATCAGCAGTTCCGATACGTTTTCCGCGGCTAACGACAACGCCGATTTCAGCGACTCAAACAGATCCTGCTCGATGTCAGCGTCTTCGGCGGACAATAGGGTTTGCAAGACGCCCATCGGATCGGCAATCTCCGCATTTTCCTCATCTTCACCTTGCGGGTCGGATGTCGAACTGTCGGATGGCGTTGCCGGTTCATCGTCAGGATTTTCCGGATTCGATGCATCATTACCACCGAATTCTGAAGACGATTCATCATCAGTGTCATTGGGTAAACGTTCATCGGCGTCCTTGTCATCCTTGGAATTGGGGTCTTCGGTATCATTTGAATCGGCTGATTCAGCATCCTGATCGGTCTCATCCAGTCCAGGAGGCGTGGTTTCCTGATCGCCCTGTGGTCGTGCCTGATTCCGCTGCCGTTGTTGCTCGAACTCCTGCTCAATCATGGTCAGGATACGGTCGGTCAAGTGCAGACAATCGGACTCCGATTGCAATCCTTCCGGTACTTCAGACAACAAGCCTTTCAACCGGGTCACGGCGCCTTTCGGAAACTTCGCCTTCAGCGCCGCTTCTGTCAGTTCGACCAACGGCAATAAGGCCGTTTGACCTAACACCCGTGCACGCAAACTTTTCAATACAAAGCTGTAGAGAATATTGGCAGGATGATCGTCGATACTGTTGGCCACAAAGTCACCTTTGGCTATCATCTTTTCGATCACCGTGCGAATGGTCAGCCGGGTACCCGGAAAGTCCTTGGCCAGTTCATGCTCGATGCGGACATCTTCAATCGCATTGCATAGGCGCCGGCGTAATACCGATTTGCCATAACGTAACGTAAAATCCGAATAGCGAATATGCGCCGCTTCGTGGGCTAACAACCCCCAGGCAACATCCTGGTAATCCGGATCGTCACCTTCATAGGCCGGCAGTTGAATCGATTTTCCATCGGTATAGGCTTGATCGCCACCGACACTGACTTTGACGCCAAAGCGATTGCCAATGGCGGCCGCGACGATGGGAAATGCGTTGTGTAAGGTTCTATTTTTCATCGTGTGCTCCAATTGTGGAGGCAAACCACGGCCCCAGCGGGACATGACTTTGCCCCCGTGGGTTTAGTGTTAAAGGGTTTCAGCGCATTCAGAACCAGTAGTCCTGGTCAGAATAATCCTCCGATTCCTCATCGCCGCCGCCAGCAGTCACCGTTACCGGTTCCGCCGCGTGGTCCGAATCATGCGTTTGATCGGCCTCATGACCGGTTTCCCGCTCAGACTGATGCTTATCCAGCAAAACCTCCAACGCCCAGTCATCCGATGCCGATTCCACTTCCAGATCATCGTCAAAAATGCCGTCAAACAAATCGGTAAAATCCGGATCGTTTGCAACGGTGTCAGCGATGACAGGTGGAGGTGATGCTAGTAGTACAGATGGCTCGGCCTCCGCTTCATCGACGATTTCATCATCAATATCAATATCAATATCAACGTCAGTGTCAGCATCAGGTGTTAGCTCCGGCGCTTGCGCCGCCAACAAACCTTCACCGTGCCGCCGGGTTTTATCCGGATCGGCCAGCAACATCGCCGTGGCGAGGATTTCTTGCAGTAAACTGCCTTCGATCGATCCCCGATTCGGGATTTTGCCGAGCAAGTCGTCAATGGTTGCTACCACTGGCGCCACCCGATGATCCAGAAAACTCAAACCATCGAGTTTGTCGCGGATGCGTTTGATCGGCCTGAGCGCGTTGCGGGTGACTTGTTCCTTGCCGAGTAACGATTGCTCGACCAGCAAGTTGGCATCCACCGCAATTTCATGAAATATCTGCTCGCTCAAGGAACCGATTTTGCTTTCCAGGCGTTCGACCTCCTGTTTGGGCAACTGTTCGGGCAATGCGACCGAGACCACCAGATAATCAAAGGTCAAGCGGGTGGCAACCAAGGCCACCGAGTCGATGGCTTTTTCGATGATGCCGGCAAATTCCGGATGTTTGACCATCCAGTCTTGTACCGCCGCATCGTAGCCATCCAGAAACTCGGCCCGTGCTTGGGCAAAATCTCCGGCGATACGATCCAGTTCCGCCGTGACCAGCGCCGCTGCCGCGACCGGTACGATGAAGCCGCCGAGAAATCGGGTGCCGACGCGTAAACAAATGCGTTCGGCTTCCTTCTTTAGACGGTTGAACACCGATAACCGGTCAGGATCGAGTAAGCGCTTCGAGCCCAAACTGGCCAAATCTTCCGGTGGCAACTTGCTCCCATCGGCCAGTACCAGATCCTCCTTGTTGAGCTTCTTGCGGGCGCCGTAAATCGTGGCGTCGACTTTGATCAAGACCACTTGGTCCAGAATGAGTTGGGTATGTGTCATGTGTGCCTCCTTGGGAAGAAGGCACACCGACCCCGCAGGGGCGAATGGCCCCTTCCGGGTGAATGTTAAAAACCCTGCATCGAGCCCGATACAGGACTAAACGGCTTGTCCTTCAGCGAATCAAAACCAGTGATCGGTTTGATCCACCATGGCCAACGCCAGGTTGAGCCTCGGTTTCAAAAGCCCCAGGCTTTCCGCCAACGGCCTAAGCACTTCGATGTCGGTATCGAACAACGCCAAAACGTCCGCTTCAGCTTTCAGGTCCGCCGACACGTCGCGGCCGCTTTCGGTAGCAATGCCAACTGAGACGCCGGGAAAGGCGGCATGCTTCAGGGCCATCAACCACAGCCAGGGCAACGCCCCGTGTTCACGGTGGATTTGTCCGCTGAGATCGAAGGCTTCCTCGCCCAGACTGGCATCGTTCAGACGTTGCCAACCGGACCAGTCGCTTGCGGTAAGGCATTGAGCTTGAGACCAAGCCTCCAGATCGCCCAACCAACGCCGAAGCGCGATACCCATGTCGAGCAGGGTCGCGTGCCCGGCGCGGCAATCGACATGCCAATATAGCTTGTCGACCGTGACTGGTGACGTCTGATTTGTTATTGCCTGGCGGCCCAATGGTTGTGATTGGGTTACAGGCAAGGGCTTATCCGGAAACCGGACATTGCCGTTCACGTCAATATCTACCAAGCCGACCCACACATAGCCTTTGGCCTGTTTTTGCCGCTCGATATCGCGTTGCTGAACCCCGTAACGGTTACTCACGCCCGGCAATCGATTAGCCGTTTTGCCCCAGCGGGTGGTGATACTGCCATCCGAATTGCTTCGGACCGCCCAGTCTTTGGAACTGCCATCACTATTGCGATAGCGGAACAAACTCCACACGGCCATGACTAAGCCGCCCAATCGTCGCCAAACACATCCTTGGCGATGCGATGAATCGCTTCGCGTTCGGCGGGTTCGGCTCGGAAGGTCAAGGCCCGATCCAACGAATAGGCGAGGGCATTGGGTGCACTTTTAAAGGTGGCGACCAACGAAGCCCAGCGCACTAAACCGCGCGTCGATAACGTGACTGACAACATGCCGCCGCCGTCCGCACCGCCGATGAATACTTTGCGAATCTGATTGGCGACTTTGATCATGCTTTCCCGTACCGATTCCGGCATGGTTGGCACCACATCGGCCAGCAGTTTCATTTCGTCTTCCGGTTCGGGGTAACCGACTTCCATCAAACGAAACCGATCCAGAAAAGCGAGGTTTTGCCGCAACACCCCTTGATACAATCCCGATTGATCACCAGACCCGGCACTGTTGCCGGTGGCGACCAAACGAAACTTGGGGTGTGGCGTAATCACATCGCCGGTTTGTGGAATCGTTAGAGGTTTCCCTTCGACGATTTCATTCAGGCCGATCAATTCCGCGGGATCGATGGCATCGATTTCGTTGATCAACAGCACATGACCCAAGCGTACTGCCAAGGTCAAAGGGCCATCGATCCACTTCATCGCGCCGCCGTCGACCAGCATGTACTGACCCAACAGGTCGTTGAGTTCCAATCGACCGTGACCGGTGACCGAATGCACGCCCCAATGCAGACGCGCCGCGACTTGTTCCAACAACGAGGTTTTTCCGGATCCGGTGGGGCCGGTCAGGTATAAGCCGTCGCCATTGTGTGCGCCTAAAAACGCCAACACATCGCGCAAGTGATCCTTGCGAAATACATACGGCTTTTTCGTTGGCACATAAAGGTTATTGGCCGGAATAAAGCCTTCCACTTTCATGGATGCCGGGGCCTGAATGCCGAAGGTGTCGGCGATGGAATACGATTGATACATGGTGAGCTCCTCGAGGACTAACCTCAAATGACAAGGGGCGCACCGGCCCCGAGGGGTGATGAGCCCCAACGGGTGATTAAAACCCTGGCA comes from the Methylomonas sp. LL1 genome and includes:
- a CDS encoding DUF3150 domain-containing protein, whose product is MTHTQLILDQVVLIKVDATIYGARKKLNKEDLVLADGSKLPPEDLASLGSKRLLDPDRLSVFNRLKKEAERICLRVGTRFLGGFIVPVAAAALVTAELDRIAGDFAQARAEFLDGYDAAVQDWMVKHPEFAGIIEKAIDSVALVATRLTFDYLVVSVALPEQLPKQEVERLESKIGSLSEQIFHEIAVDANLLVEQSLLGKEQVTRNALRPIKRIRDKLDGLSFLDHRVAPVVATIDDLLGKIPNRGSIEGSLLQEILATAMLLADPDKTRRHGEGLLAAQAPELTPDADTDVDIDIDIDDEIVDEAEAEPSVLLASPPPVIADTVANDPDFTDLFDGIFDDDLEVESASDDWALEVLLDKHQSERETGHEADQTHDSDHAAEPVTVTAGGGDEESEDYSDQDYWF
- a CDS encoding RtcB family protein, encoding MPIKKVMTENHVPVKIWTDDVDDRSMEQLGNIAKLPFIHHHIAAMPDVHLGLGATIGSVIATHKAIIPAAVGVDIGCGMVAARLSITANDLDEKSLKKVFDQITRDVPVGRAQHADNRVLVDAVQPFEPGLNRLTDRHPELLKSFGKFSKWMNQMGSLGGGNHFIEVCLDEFDQVWVMLHSGSRGIGNAIADHFIKLARKDMERWMINLPDRDLAYFPEGTEHFDDYVEAVHWAQEYAMQNRQCMLDLVLSALARHLPAFEVTTEVVNCHHNYVAHEHHYGANVWVTRKGAIRAREGDLGIVPGSMGAKSYIVRGKGNPESFNSSAHGAGRKMSRTAAEKAFTETDLVNQTVGVICRKDKGVIDEIPGAYKDIDQVMANQNDLTEILHTLKQVVCVKG
- the radC gene encoding RadC family protein produces the protein MLYIRGTNNRYRMADEQDVILEAIQIYNRNFSRGEALTSPDKAKNCIKLKLAPYEHEVFLCLFLDNQHRVIACDELFRGTIDGASVYPREVVKASLHYNSSALIMAHNHPSGISEPSQADRAITAKLKEALALIDVRVLDHFIVGETVYSFAEHGLL
- a CDS encoding AAA family ATPase translates to MYQSYSIADTFGIQAPASMKVEGFIPANNLYVPTKKPYVFRKDHLRDVLAFLGAHNGDGLYLTGPTGSGKTSLLEQVAARLHWGVHSVTGHGRLELNDLLGQYMLVDGGAMKWIDGPLTLAVRLGHVLLINEIDAIDPAELIGLNEIVEGKPLTIPQTGDVITPHPKFRLVATGNSAGSGDQSGLYQGVLRQNLAFLDRFRLMEVGYPEPEDEMKLLADVVPTMPESVRESMIKVANQIRKVFIGGADGGGMLSVTLSTRGLVRWASLVATFKSAPNALAYSLDRALTFRAEPAEREAIHRIAKDVFGDDWAA
- a CDS encoding VWA domain-containing protein translates to MKNRTLHNAFPIVAAAIGNRFGVKVSVGGDQAYTDGKSIQLPAYEGDDPDYQDVAWGLLAHEAAHIRYSDFTLRYGKSVLRRRLCNAIEDVRIEHELAKDFPGTRLTIRTVIEKMIAKGDFVANSIDDHPANILYSFVLKSLRARVLGQTALLPLVELTEAALKAKFPKGAVTRLKGLLSEVPEGLQSESDCLHLTDRILTMIEQEFEQQRQRNQARPQGDQETTPPGLDETDQDAESADSNDTEDPNSKDDKDADERLPNDTDDESSSEFGGNDASNPENPDDEPATPSDSSTSDPQGEDEENAEIADPMGVLQTLLSAEDADIEQDLFESLKSALSLAAENVSELLMPSGLEPPMDELAGAFLLRKVQGESGKIRAALQGIVQSQTLSRTQHACRGRRLDGKRLHRLPLGETKLFQRKDTKASPNTAIHLLLDKSESMGYPVTDSQGQPVESRMPIALEATLALALAFEGIPGVNPGVTAFPGRQDDSVYRLLEHGQRVNARTGAFSLTATGSTPMTEAIWFGAASLLRCREPRKVLMVITDGQPNESLSTLELLQRCRDSGIETIGVGLGLDVSHLFPIAIAINDLSELRAQLFELSKAVLLAA